Part of the Peromyscus leucopus breed LL Stock unplaced genomic scaffold, UCI_PerLeu_2.1 scaffold_842, whole genome shotgun sequence genome is shown below.
GTGTCTCGCCAGGAGGCGCAGACCCGTCTCCAGGGCCAGCGCCATGGCATGTTCCTAGTCCGGGACTCCTCTACCTGCCCCGGGGACTATGTACTGTCCGTGTCCGAGAACTCGCGTGTCTCGCACTACATCATCAACTCCCTGCCCAACCGCCGCTTTAAGATCGGGGACCAGGAGTTTGATCATTTGCCGGCCTTGCTGGAGTTCTACAAGATCCACTACCTGGATACTACCACCTTAATCGAACCAGCGCCCAGGTACGCGAGCTCCTGCCCTTCTCAGGCTCGGAACCTGACCCGATGCGGAGGGTCGGTCAGAGATTGAATTCTGAGGGTGGGGGAAATGGAGCTGCTTTCCCTCATTCTAAACCAGAAGACATTCGGGTTGGGAGGCCAGTGTCAGGATCTGGGTCACTGGATGAAAGGATGTATTTTATTTAGACACTTAGCGGTGATTGTATAGTTCAGATGCACCCAccgacacacatacacagttttgTCACTCCAGCTGACTATAATACTAAtgactataataataatataattaatgaCATTAAAAAATTTCCTTGAGATTCTGAAGATGGCCATGGCTCTCCCTCGAAAATGCACGTGAAGTTTGTACACCATTTGAGTTTTTTGGAGCCTCAACAGCTAACTGCAGGTTAAGAACTGGTCTGCCGCCTTTGGAAAAAAATCGTTAAAACGAGTCGAAAACGTAGAAATTTCAGAATCCAATGCCGAATTTGAAGTAACCCTcctcccctttttttaaaaactagaattaCAGAGGAAAGAGAGTGAGATTATATTTGAGGAAATTTGGATTATCAGTCTCCCTCTCCTAGGGTGGGAAGTATATTTACCTTAATTCTACTTTAAttcagttttagattttttttttttggtaatttagTGGTTTAGCATATACTTTAAAGAAACCGAAGTGGAGCTGGATGAGAGAGCTGCACACCCCCCTAGGGAAGAGAGGACCTTGAATTCCAAGCCAAACTGGgctatagcaagaccctgtcttaaaggaaaggaaaagaaagatgctGATCACCAAGTGTTTCAAGTACcatgcattattttataatttgctttAATTTCCTCTGGTGAATATCATATCAAGTTATAGCAAGTGATACAAATGTGAGTTGAAAAAGTAGAGCTTTGAGATGTATTTCACTGCCTGGTTTATTTCTAAGCTGTTTTCTAAAAAGGATTGAGTACTGATTAAGACCTTTGAGGGTGAGGTGACTTCATGGAATTGCTAATGAGGTAATTTG
Proteins encoded:
- the LOC114710541 gene encoding crk-like protein; amino-acid sequence: MSSARFDSADRSAWYMGPVSRQEAQTRLQGQRHGMFLVRDSSTCPGDYVLSVSENSRVSHYIINSLPNRRFKIGDQEFDHLPALLEFYKIHYLDTTTLIEPAPRYASSCPSQARNLTRCGGSVRD